From Streptomyces sp. NBC_01754, a single genomic window includes:
- the folP gene encoding dihydropteroate synthase — protein sequence MSTLRGRGTVRGLPEWDRCAVMGVVNVTPDSFSDGGHWFDTTAAIKHGLELVAEGADLIDVGGESTRPGASRVDASEELRRVIPVVRGLASEGVTLSVDTMRARVAEQAVAAGATLVNDVSGGLADTDMVRVVAAADVPFVVMHWRGFSESMNSRAVYGDVVSEVLTELRARMDTVVGGGVAPENLVIDPGLGFAKNAAQDLTLVAHLDRLHELGRPLLVAASRKRFLGRVLAGADGTPPPARERDAATAAVSALSANAGAWAVRVHAVRATADAVRVVHAVEGAA from the coding sequence ATGAGTACGTTGCGAGGACGGGGCACGGTGCGGGGTCTGCCGGAGTGGGACCGCTGTGCGGTCATGGGTGTCGTCAACGTGACGCCCGACTCCTTCTCCGACGGCGGCCACTGGTTCGACACCACTGCGGCGATCAAACACGGTCTCGAACTGGTGGCCGAGGGCGCGGACCTGATCGATGTGGGCGGCGAGTCGACCCGTCCCGGTGCCAGCCGGGTGGACGCCTCGGAGGAACTACGCCGGGTGATCCCCGTCGTACGGGGGCTGGCCTCGGAGGGCGTCACCCTCTCCGTGGACACCATGCGCGCCCGGGTCGCCGAGCAGGCGGTCGCCGCCGGGGCCACCCTGGTCAACGACGTGAGCGGCGGTCTCGCGGATACGGACATGGTCCGGGTCGTCGCCGCCGCCGACGTGCCGTTCGTCGTCATGCACTGGCGCGGATTCAGCGAGTCGATGAACAGCCGCGCTGTCTACGGCGACGTCGTCTCCGAGGTCCTCACGGAGCTCCGCGCACGCATGGACACGGTGGTCGGGGGCGGGGTCGCCCCGGAGAACCTGGTGATCGACCCGGGTCTCGGCTTCGCCAAGAACGCCGCCCAGGACCTCACCCTCGTCGCCCACCTGGACCGGCTGCACGAACTGGGCCGGCCGCTGCTCGTCGCCGCCTCCCGCAAACGGTTCCTCGGCCGGGTCCTGGCCGGTGCGGACGGCACCCCGCCCCCGGCCCGCGAGCGCGACGCGGCGACGGCCGCGGTCTCCGCCCTCTCGGCGAACGCGGGCGCGTGGGCGGTCCGGGTCCACGCGGTACGCGCCACGGCGGACGCCGTGCGGGTCGTCCACGCCGTCGAGGGAGCCGCATGA
- a CDS encoding nuclear transport factor 2 family protein has protein sequence MNSPRDDHEAAAADVRAVEEANTAFYEAVERGDLDALSALWLPGEDLTVSCVHPGWPVLSGRGEVLRSYALIMANTEYIQFFLTDVQVAMTGDTALVTCTENILSGGPAEEGNALGPLVGQLVVATNVFRHTPDGWRLWSHHGSPVLAETGAEGDEETPS, from the coding sequence ATGAACTCCCCCCGCGACGACCACGAGGCGGCCGCCGCCGACGTCCGGGCCGTCGAGGAGGCCAACACCGCCTTCTACGAGGCCGTGGAGCGCGGCGACCTCGACGCGCTCTCGGCGCTCTGGCTGCCGGGCGAGGACCTCACGGTCTCCTGCGTCCATCCCGGCTGGCCGGTGCTCTCGGGCCGGGGCGAGGTCCTGCGCAGCTACGCGCTGATCATGGCGAACACGGAGTACATCCAGTTCTTCCTGACCGACGTCCAGGTCGCCATGACCGGTGACACCGCCCTGGTGACCTGCACCGAGAACATCCTCAGCGGGGGCCCGGCCGAGGAGGGCAACGCGCTCGGCCCCCTCGTCGGCCAGCTCGTCGTCGCCACCAACGTCTTCCGGCACACACCGGACGGCTGGAGGCTCTGGTCGCACCACGGCTCTCCGGTACTGGCGGAAACCGGTGCGGAAGGGGACGAGGAGACTCCCTCCTGA
- the folB gene encoding dihydroneopterin aldolase, whose product MDRVALRGLKARGHHGVFPKEREEGQTFIVDLVLGLDTRPAAAADDLTKTVHYGVVAEEVVAVVRGEPVDLIETLAERIAQQCLEHAGVEEVEVVVHKPDAPITVPFDDVTITITRSRV is encoded by the coding sequence GTGGATCGTGTCGCGCTGCGCGGCCTCAAGGCCCGCGGGCACCACGGTGTCTTCCCCAAGGAGCGGGAAGAGGGGCAGACCTTCATCGTGGACCTGGTGCTCGGCCTCGACACCCGCCCCGCGGCAGCCGCCGACGACCTCACGAAGACCGTGCACTACGGCGTGGTCGCGGAAGAGGTCGTCGCCGTCGTCCGGGGGGAACCGGTCGACCTGATCGAGACCCTCGCGGAACGCATCGCGCAGCAGTGCCTCGAGCACGCGGGGGTCGAGGAGGTCGAGGTCGTCGTCCACAAGCCGGACGCCCCGATCACCGTCCCGTTCGACGACGTGACCATCACCATCACCCGGAGCCGAGTATGA
- the folK gene encoding 2-amino-4-hydroxy-6-hydroxymethyldihydropteridine diphosphokinase, producing the protein MTAFSTEGQSDPTVQPVPAAVVEQVDAADVTLSNPKRAVIALGSNLGNRLETLQGAVDALEDTPGLRVKAVSPVYETEPWGVAPASQPSYFNAVVVVKTTLPPSSLLERGQAIEEAFERVREERWGPRTLDVDIVSYADVVSDDPMLTLPHPRAHERAFVLAPWHDVEPEAQLPGSGPVADLLAGVGSDGVLPRADLELRLPE; encoded by the coding sequence ATGACCGCTTTTTCCACCGAGGGGCAGAGCGACCCGACCGTCCAGCCGGTCCCCGCCGCAGTCGTCGAGCAGGTGGACGCCGCGGACGTCACCCTCTCGAACCCCAAACGGGCCGTGATCGCCCTCGGCTCGAACCTCGGCAACCGCCTGGAGACCCTCCAGGGCGCCGTCGACGCCCTGGAGGACACCCCCGGCCTCCGGGTCAAGGCCGTCTCCCCGGTGTACGAGACGGAGCCCTGGGGCGTCGCCCCGGCCTCCCAGCCGTCGTACTTCAACGCGGTGGTCGTCGTGAAGACGACCCTGCCCCCGTCCTCCCTGCTGGAGCGCGGCCAGGCCATCGAGGAAGCCTTCGAGCGGGTCCGCGAGGAGCGCTGGGGCCCCAGGACCCTGGACGTCGACATCGTGTCGTACGCCGACGTCGTCTCCGACGACCCGATGCTGACCCTTCCGCACCCGCGCGCCCACGAACGCGCCTTCGTCCTCGCCCCGTGGCACGACGTGGAACCCGAGGCCCAGCTGCCCGGCTCCGGCCCGGTCGCCGACCTGCTGGCCGGTGTCGGCAGCGACGGGGTGCTTCCCCGGGCCGACCTGGAACTCCGCCTGCCCGAGTAG
- a CDS encoding DUF3180 domain-containing protein gives MKQLRLGPLAGLLAGAGVLSWAGARLWDSLGSLPSVPLAAPVVLAVIAVVLLAAALSIRSRLRAQRERRPGASGVEPLMAARAVVFGQASALVASLVAGMYGGVCVFMLGYLDIPPRRDQAIYAGAAVLAGIAIVAAAVFLERVCKLPEDGDDNGGTAAA, from the coding sequence GTGAAGCAACTACGGCTCGGGCCGCTGGCCGGACTTCTCGCCGGGGCCGGCGTGCTGTCCTGGGCCGGCGCCCGCCTCTGGGACTCGCTGGGGAGCCTGCCGAGCGTGCCCCTCGCCGCACCCGTCGTGCTCGCCGTGATCGCCGTCGTCCTGCTCGCCGCGGCCCTGTCGATACGGTCACGGCTGCGCGCCCAGCGGGAGCGCCGGCCGGGGGCCAGCGGCGTCGAGCCGCTGATGGCGGCCCGTGCGGTGGTCTTCGGCCAGGCGAGCGCCCTCGTCGCGTCCCTGGTCGCCGGGATGTACGGGGGCGTCTGCGTCTTCATGCTCGGCTACCTCGACATCCCGCCCCGGCGCGACCAGGCGATCTACGCGGGGGCGGCGGTCCTGGCCGGCATCGCGATCGTCGCCGCCGCCGTCTTCCTGGAGCGTGTCTGCAAGCTCCCGGAGGACGGCGACGACAACGGCGGCACCGCCGCGGCCTGA
- the folE gene encoding GTP cyclohydrolase I FolE → MTDPVTLDGQGSIGVFDEKRAEAAVRELLIAVGEDPEREGLRETPARVARAYKEIFAGLHQEPEDVLTTTFDLGHDEMVLVKDIEVFSTCEHHLVPFRGVAHVGYIPATSGKITGLSKLARLVDVYARRPQVQERLTTQVAESLMEILEPRGVIVVIECEHMCMSMRGIRKPGAKTLTSAVRGQLRDPATRAEAMSLIMAR, encoded by the coding sequence ATGACCGACCCCGTGACGCTCGACGGGCAGGGTTCGATCGGCGTATTCGACGAGAAGCGGGCCGAGGCCGCCGTACGGGAACTCCTCATCGCGGTCGGTGAGGACCCGGAGCGCGAAGGACTGCGGGAGACGCCGGCCCGGGTGGCACGGGCCTACAAGGAGATATTCGCGGGGCTCCACCAGGAACCCGAGGACGTCCTGACGACGACCTTCGACCTCGGCCACGACGAGATGGTCCTGGTCAAGGACATCGAGGTGTTCAGCACCTGCGAACACCACCTGGTGCCCTTCCGCGGCGTCGCGCACGTCGGGTACATCCCGGCGACCAGTGGCAAGATCACCGGGCTGTCCAAGCTGGCCCGGCTGGTCGACGTCTACGCCCGGCGGCCCCAGGTCCAGGAGCGGCTCACCACACAGGTCGCCGAGTCGCTGATGGAGATCCTGGAGCCGCGCGGGGTCATCGTGGTCATCGAGTGCGAGCACATGTGTATGTCGATGCGGGGCATCCGCAAGCCGGGGGCGAAGACGCTCACCTCGGCCGTACGCGGTCAGCTGCGCGACCCGGCCACCCGCGCGGAGGCGATGAGCCTCATCATGGCGCGCTGA
- the ftsH gene encoding ATP-dependent zinc metalloprotease FtsH produces MDVKRYFRGPVMWIVLAVLAVVVLMQVVGSSGGYKTVDTGKVIQAISKNQVEQAKLTTGDEQIIKIELKGKEKLNGEDGSKFQASYIGNQGVALADTLQQKFENGDIEKGYTVSPSKQSPFVSILLSLLPFVLIVVVFLFLMNQMQGGGSKVMQFGKSKAKLITKDTPKTTFADVAGSDEAVEELHEIKEFLQEPAKFQAVGAKIPKGVLLYGPPGTGKTLLARAVAGEAGVPFYSISGSDFVEMFVGVGASRVRDLFEQAKANAPAIVFVDEIDAVGRHRGAGMGGGHDEREQTLNQLLVEMDGFDVKGGVILIAATNRPDILDPALLRPGRFDRQIAVDRPDMQGRLEILKVHQKGKPVAPDVDLNAVARRTPGFTGADLSNVLNEAALLTARSNLKLIDNNMLDEAIDRVVAGPQKRTRIMSEKEKKITAYHEGGHALVAAASPQSDPVHKITILSRGRALGYTMVLPEEDKYSTTRNEMLDQLAYMLGGRAAEELVFHDPTTGAANDIEKATATARAMVTQYGMTERLGAIKFGGDNTEPFVGREMGHQRDYSEEVAALVDEEVKNLIDSAHNDAWEILVENRDILDALVLELLEKETLGKDQIAEIFAPIVKRPARPAWTGSSLRTPSTRPPVLSPKELALTNGASTANGSAAAELAPKDIFSKENGSSAEPHHEERPES; encoded by the coding sequence ATGGACGTGAAGCGATACTTCCGTGGGCCGGTCATGTGGATCGTGCTGGCCGTCCTCGCCGTGGTCGTGTTGATGCAGGTCGTCGGCTCGTCGGGCGGCTACAAGACGGTGGACACCGGCAAGGTGATCCAGGCGATCAGCAAGAACCAGGTGGAGCAGGCCAAGCTGACCACCGGTGACGAACAGATCATCAAGATCGAGCTGAAGGGCAAGGAAAAGCTCAACGGCGAGGACGGCAGCAAGTTCCAGGCGAGCTACATCGGCAACCAGGGTGTCGCGCTCGCCGACACGCTCCAGCAGAAGTTCGAGAACGGTGACATCGAGAAGGGTTACACCGTCTCGCCGTCGAAGCAGTCCCCGTTCGTCTCGATCCTGCTGTCGCTGCTGCCCTTCGTCCTGATCGTGGTCGTCTTCCTGTTCCTGATGAATCAGATGCAGGGCGGCGGCTCCAAGGTCATGCAGTTCGGCAAGTCCAAGGCCAAGCTGATCACCAAGGACACCCCGAAGACGACCTTCGCCGATGTGGCGGGATCGGACGAGGCGGTCGAGGAGCTCCACGAGATCAAGGAGTTCCTCCAGGAGCCGGCCAAGTTCCAGGCCGTCGGGGCCAAGATCCCCAAGGGCGTCCTGCTCTACGGCCCGCCCGGCACGGGTAAGACGCTGCTCGCCCGAGCCGTCGCGGGTGAGGCGGGTGTGCCGTTCTACTCGATCTCGGGGTCCGACTTCGTCGAGATGTTCGTCGGTGTGGGTGCCTCCCGTGTCCGCGACCTCTTCGAGCAGGCCAAGGCGAACGCCCCGGCGATCGTCTTCGTCGACGAGATCGACGCCGTCGGCCGGCACCGCGGTGCCGGTATGGGCGGCGGTCACGACGAGCGGGAGCAGACGCTCAACCAGCTGCTCGTCGAGATGGACGGCTTCGACGTGAAGGGCGGGGTCATCCTGATCGCCGCCACCAACCGGCCGGACATCCTGGACCCGGCGCTGCTGCGTCCCGGACGTTTCGACCGGCAGATCGCCGTGGACCGCCCGGACATGCAGGGCCGCCTCGAGATCCTCAAGGTGCACCAGAAGGGCAAGCCGGTCGCGCCCGACGTCGACCTCAACGCGGTCGCCCGTCGTACCCCCGGTTTCACCGGTGCCGACCTGTCGAACGTGCTGAACGAAGCGGCGCTCCTGACGGCGCGCAGCAACCTGAAGCTCATCGACAACAACATGCTCGACGAGGCGATCGACCGCGTCGTGGCGGGCCCGCAGAAGCGGACCCGGATCATGTCCGAGAAGGAGAAGAAGATCACCGCGTACCACGAGGGCGGACACGCCCTGGTCGCGGCGGCCTCCCCCCAGTCGGACCCGGTCCACAAGATCACGATCCTCTCCCGCGGCCGTGCCCTCGGTTACACGATGGTGCTGCCGGAGGAGGACAAGTACTCCACGACGCGCAACGAGATGCTCGACCAGCTGGCGTACATGCTGGGCGGGCGCGCGGCGGAGGAGCTGGTCTTCCACGACCCGACGACCGGTGCGGCCAACGACATCGAGAAGGCCACCGCCACGGCCCGCGCGATGGTCACGCAGTACGGCATGACCGAGCGTCTGGGCGCGATCAAGTTCGGCGGCGACAACACCGAGCCCTTCGTGGGCCGGGAGATGGGTCACCAGCGCGACTACTCGGAAGAAGTCGCGGCGCTCGTCGACGAGGAGGTCAAGAACCTCATCGACTCCGCGCACAACGACGCGTGGGAGATCCTCGTCGAGAACCGCGACATCCTCGACGCGCTCGTTCTCGAACTGCTGGAGAAGGAGACGCTCGGCAAGGACCAGATCGCGGAGATCTTCGCACCGATCGTGAAGCGTCCGGCCCGTCCGGCGTGGACCGGTTCGTCCCTGCGTACTCCCTCGACGCGTCCTCCGGTCCTCTCCCCCAAGGAGCTGGCCCTGACCAACGGTGCCTCGACCGCCAACGGTTCGGCCGCCGCGGAGCTCGCTCCGAAGGACATCTTCTCGAAGGAGAACGGCTCGTCCGCGGAGCCGCACCACGAGGAGCGGCCCGAGAGCTGA
- the hpt gene encoding hypoxanthine phosphoribosyltransferase, whose protein sequence is MGTDLQSVLLTKDEIDAKLVELAAEIDRQYAGKDLLIVGVLKGAVMVMADLARALSTPVTMDWMAVSSYGAGTQSSGVVRILKDLDTDIKGRHVLIVEDIIDSGLTLSWLLTNLGSREPESLEVCTLLRKPDAAKVAIDVKWVGFDIPSEFVVGYGLDYSEKYRNLPFVGTLAPHVYGG, encoded by the coding sequence ATGGGTACCGACCTTCAGTCGGTACTCCTCACCAAGGACGAGATCGACGCGAAGCTCGTCGAACTGGCCGCCGAGATCGACAGGCAGTACGCGGGCAAGGACCTGCTCATCGTCGGCGTGCTCAAGGGCGCGGTGATGGTCATGGCGGACCTGGCACGGGCCCTGTCCACCCCCGTCACCATGGACTGGATGGCTGTCTCCTCGTACGGTGCGGGCACTCAGTCCTCGGGCGTCGTCCGGATCCTCAAGGACCTCGACACCGACATCAAGGGCAGGCACGTCCTCATCGTCGAGGACATCATCGACTCCGGTCTGACGCTGTCCTGGCTGCTGACCAACCTGGGCTCGCGCGAACCGGAGAGCCTGGAGGTCTGCACCCTGCTGCGCAAGCCGGACGCGGCGAAGGTCGCGATCGACGTGAAGTGGGTCGGGTTCGACATCCCCAGCGAGTTCGTCGTCGGCTACGGACTGGACTACTCGGAGAAGTACCGCAACCTCCCCTTCGTCGGCACGCTCGCCCCGCACGTCTACGGCGGCTGA
- the tilS gene encoding tRNA lysidine(34) synthetase TilS — protein sequence MGPHPAVAAIRLAVRRVLHDVVTEYNRHTEPAGRAEFAEAGAGGSGRRGMLPERPGTPLVLVACSGGADSMALASALAFESRKLPVRAGGITVDHNLQPGSGLRAAEVVVRLTEMDLDPVEAVSVHVGRDGGPEAAARDARYAALDAAAERHGAAAVLLGHTRDDQAETVLLGLARGSGIRSLSGMAAASGPARRYRRPFLQLDRQTARKACMAQSLPVWDDPHNIDPAYTRSRLRHEGLPALEKALGKGVVEALARTAQLSRDDADALDTWAAEADRSVRDDDGRLECAKLALLPPAVRRRVLRRAVIGAGSPAGSLFARHIEEVDRLITGWRGQGAINLPGRVEARRQGGRLVIRQS from the coding sequence ATGGGTCCCCATCCTGCGGTCGCGGCGATACGCCTGGCGGTTCGCCGCGTACTCCACGACGTCGTCACCGAATACAACCGCCACACCGAACCGGCCGGCCGGGCCGAGTTCGCCGAAGCCGGGGCAGGAGGGAGCGGGCGGCGCGGCATGCTCCCCGAACGCCCCGGCACGCCGCTGGTGCTCGTCGCGTGCTCCGGTGGCGCCGACTCGATGGCCCTCGCCTCCGCACTCGCGTTCGAGTCGCGCAAACTGCCCGTCCGCGCCGGCGGCATCACCGTCGACCACAACCTCCAGCCCGGTTCCGGCCTGCGCGCCGCAGAGGTCGTCGTCCGCCTCACCGAGATGGATCTCGACCCGGTCGAGGCCGTCTCCGTCCACGTCGGCCGCGACGGAGGCCCCGAGGCCGCCGCCCGCGACGCCCGCTACGCCGCCCTGGACGCCGCCGCCGAGCGCCACGGCGCGGCCGCCGTCCTCCTCGGCCACACCCGCGACGACCAGGCCGAGACCGTCCTTCTCGGCCTCGCCCGCGGCTCCGGCATCCGCTCGCTGTCCGGGATGGCGGCCGCCTCCGGTCCGGCCCGCCGCTACCGCCGCCCCTTCCTCCAGCTGGACCGGCAGACCGCCCGCAAGGCATGCATGGCCCAGTCGCTCCCCGTCTGGGACGACCCGCACAACATCGACCCCGCCTACACCCGTTCCCGGCTGCGCCACGAGGGCCTGCCCGCCCTGGAGAAGGCGCTGGGCAAAGGCGTGGTGGAGGCCCTGGCGCGTACGGCGCAGCTCTCCCGTGACGACGCGGACGCCCTGGACACCTGGGCCGCCGAGGCGGACCGCTCGGTGCGCGACGACGACGGCCGGCTGGAGTGCGCCAAGCTCGCCCTCCTGCCCCCCGCGGTGCGCCGCCGGGTACTGCGCCGGGCCGTGATCGGCGCCGGTTCCCCCGCGGGTTCGCTCTTCGCCCGGCACATCGAGGAAGTCGACCGGCTCATCACCGGCTGGCGGGGCCAGGGAGCCATCAATCTGCCCGGGCGCGTCGAGGCGCGACGGCAGGGTGGCAGACTGGTCATCCGGCAGAGCTGA
- a CDS encoding zinc-dependent metalloprotease, with product MTRIGGAEMVDWNLAVATATRFVRPGPEISREEARAVVAELRRHAKASEEHVRSYTRMIPEGHEPEDTPVLVVDRAGWIRANVAGFRALLGPLLEKMRERRAGGPGGAVLGAVGGKVTGVELGMLLSFLSSRVLGQYETFAPASRELPASADGGGRLLLVAPNIVHVERELDVEPHDFRLWVALHEETHRTQFTGVPWLRDHLQGEIQSFLDETDVDPMTLLERLREAVQTFAGGSRPEGEREEDGAEGGRSLVEIVQTPAQREILGRLTAVMSLLEGHADFVMDGVGPDVVGSVAEIREKFQQRRARGASRLDLALRKLLGLDAKLRQYRDGEKFVRAVVEEVGMDGFNRVWTSPNTLPTKAEIAAPADWVARVHRTADS from the coding sequence ATGACGCGCATCGGTGGTGCCGAGATGGTCGACTGGAATCTGGCGGTCGCGACCGCTACCCGGTTCGTACGGCCGGGTCCCGAGATCAGCCGTGAGGAGGCCCGCGCCGTCGTCGCGGAACTCCGCCGGCATGCGAAGGCCTCGGAGGAGCACGTCCGTTCGTACACCCGGATGATCCCGGAAGGGCACGAACCCGAGGACACCCCGGTCCTGGTCGTCGACCGGGCGGGCTGGATCAGAGCCAACGTCGCGGGCTTCCGCGCGCTGCTGGGGCCCCTGCTGGAGAAGATGCGGGAACGCCGCGCCGGCGGCCCCGGCGGAGCGGTGCTCGGCGCCGTCGGCGGCAAGGTGACGGGCGTCGAGCTGGGCATGCTGCTGTCGTTCCTGTCCTCCCGGGTCCTCGGGCAGTACGAGACCTTCGCACCCGCCTCCCGGGAGCTCCCCGCCTCCGCCGACGGTGGGGGCAGGCTGCTCCTGGTCGCCCCCAACATCGTCCACGTCGAGCGCGAACTGGACGTGGAACCGCACGACTTCAGGCTCTGGGTGGCGCTGCACGAGGAGACCCACCGCACCCAGTTCACCGGGGTGCCCTGGCTCCGCGACCATCTGCAGGGCGAAATCCAGTCGTTCCTCGACGAGACCGACGTCGACCCGATGACTCTCCTGGAACGCCTCCGCGAGGCCGTCCAGACCTTCGCGGGCGGCAGCCGGCCCGAGGGCGAGCGCGAGGAGGACGGCGCCGAGGGCGGGCGCAGCCTCGTCGAGATCGTCCAGACTCCGGCCCAGCGCGAGATCCTGGGGCGGCTCACCGCCGTGATGTCACTGCTCGAGGGACACGCGGACTTCGTGATGGACGGGGTGGGGCCCGACGTGGTGGGTTCCGTCGCCGAGATCCGGGAGAAGTTCCAGCAGCGCCGGGCGCGGGGGGCGAGCCGCCTGGACCTGGCGTTGCGCAAGCTCCTGGGCCTGGACGCCAAGCTCCGGCAGTACCGCGACGGTGAGAAGTTCGTGCGGGCCGTGGTCGAGGAGGTCGGCATGGACGGCTTCAACCGGGTGTGGACGTCGCCCAACACCCTTCCCACCAAGGCCGAGATCGCCGCCCCCGCGGACTGGGTGGCGCGGGTGCACCGCACAGCGGATTCGTGA
- the dacB gene encoding D-alanyl-D-alanine carboxypeptidase/D-alanyl-D-alanine endopeptidase has product MAEPVERPTDGPLTRWGEWKDRLSPVPGDRSNDRRFVAGATVLGLVVAAGAVLAAGPWDSGQRKAEHDRVTAVERAGGAHHSGNPPGAPRPAPSAAAVLSALGDPSGRSEPAAAGALDAVLTPLLEAPGLGTVSTGAVIDVATGEQVYGHGATKPMTPASTVKIATGVAALSALGPGHRIPTTVRVSKDSRTVTLVGGGDPTLDKAALRALASRTARALRDGGAGKVRLTYDTSRYSGPARHPIGPNENIAPVSALMVDEGRLDGSDHGPAPRTGDPARDAARMFAELLEDAGVATRSEPVPGRAGGGSRTVATHLSKPLSALVERALTKSDNDIAEALVRQTALKAGEPASFAGGRRAVTGRLRELGVPVKGAVLADGSGLNRQDKVTAGLLTSLLALAADQDHPELRSVLTGLPVAGFSGTLGDRYSEASGATGLVRAKTGTLTGVNTLAGTAVDPRGRLLAFAFLASGSTSPGDAEASLDALATALTRDA; this is encoded by the coding sequence GTGGCCGAGCCGGTGGAGAGACCGACGGACGGACCGCTGACCAGGTGGGGCGAGTGGAAAGACCGGCTGTCCCCGGTGCCCGGGGACAGGTCGAACGACCGGAGGTTCGTCGCGGGCGCCACGGTGCTGGGCCTGGTCGTCGCCGCCGGTGCCGTCCTGGCCGCCGGGCCCTGGGACTCCGGTCAGCGTAAGGCCGAGCACGACCGGGTGACCGCGGTGGAGCGTGCGGGTGGCGCACATCACTCCGGAAACCCGCCCGGCGCGCCCCGGCCCGCACCCAGCGCCGCCGCCGTGCTGAGCGCCCTGGGCGATCCGTCAGGCCGTTCGGAGCCTGCGGCCGCGGGGGCCCTGGACGCCGTGCTCACGCCTCTGCTGGAGGCGCCGGGACTCGGCACCGTGAGTACGGGGGCCGTCATCGACGTGGCCACCGGCGAGCAGGTCTACGGGCACGGCGCCACGAAGCCCATGACCCCGGCCTCCACCGTGAAGATCGCGACCGGTGTCGCCGCGCTCTCGGCCCTGGGCCCCGGCCACCGCATCCCCACCACCGTCCGGGTGTCGAAGGACTCCCGGACGGTCACCCTGGTCGGCGGCGGTGATCCCACGCTGGACAAGGCGGCCTTGCGCGCCCTGGCGTCCCGCACGGCGCGCGCCCTGCGGGACGGCGGCGCCGGGAAGGTACGGCTGACGTACGACACGTCGCGCTACTCCGGTCCCGCCCGGCACCCCATCGGCCCCAACGAGAACATCGCGCCCGTCAGCGCGCTCATGGTCGACGAGGGCCGGCTCGACGGCAGCGACCACGGCCCCGCCCCCCGGACCGGCGATCCCGCCCGGGACGCCGCCCGCATGTTCGCGGAACTGCTGGAGGACGCCGGGGTCGCCACCCGGTCCGAACCCGTGCCCGGCCGGGCCGGAGGCGGGTCCAGGACGGTCGCCACGCACCTCTCGAAGCCGCTCTCCGCCCTTGTCGAGCGGGCCCTGACCAAAAGCGACAACGACATCGCCGAGGCTCTCGTGCGGCAGACCGCGCTGAAGGCGGGCGAGCCCGCCTCGTTCGCCGGAGGGCGGCGCGCGGTGACCGGCCGCCTCAGGGAACTGGGCGTACCGGTGAAGGGGGCCGTCCTCGCCGACGGCAGCGGCCTGAACCGTCAGGACAAGGTGACCGCGGGCCTGCTCACCTCCTTGCTCGCGCTCGCCGCCGACCAGGACCACCCCGAACTGCGCTCCGTCCTCACCGGTCTGCCGGTCGCCGGCTTCAGCGGCACACTCGGCGACCGCTACTCCGAGGCATCCGGGGCCACCGGCCTCGTACGGGCCAAGACGGGCACCCTCACCGGGGTGAACACCCTGGCCGGTACGGCGGTCGACCCCCGCGGCAGACTGCTCGCCTTCGCGTTCCTGGCCTCGGGCAGCACATCGCCCGGGGACGCCGAGGCGTCCCTGGACGCCTTGGCCACCGCGCTCACCCGGGACGCCTGA
- a CDS encoding inorganic diphosphatase, translated as MEFDVTIEIPKGSRNKYEVDHETGRIRLDRRLFTSTSYPADYGFVENTLGEDGDPLDALVILDEPTFPGCLIKCRAIGMFRMTDEAGGDDKLLCVPASDPRVDHLQDIQHVSEFDRMEIQHFFEVYKDLEPGKSVEGADWVGRAEAEAEIEASYKRLETQGKH; from the coding sequence GTGGAGTTCGACGTCACCATCGAGATCCCGAAGGGTTCGCGGAACAAGTACGAGGTGGACCACGAGACCGGTCGGATCCGCCTGGACCGTCGACTCTTCACCTCGACCAGCTACCCGGCCGACTACGGATTCGTCGAGAACACCCTCGGCGAGGACGGTGACCCGCTGGACGCGCTGGTCATCCTGGACGAGCCGACGTTTCCCGGATGCCTCATCAAGTGCCGTGCCATCGGCATGTTCCGGATGACCGACGAGGCGGGCGGCGACGACAAGCTGCTCTGTGTCCCGGCGTCCGACCCGCGGGTGGACCACCTGCAGGACATCCAGCACGTGTCGGAGTTCGACCGTATGGAGATCCAGCACTTCTTCGAGGTCTACAAGGACCTGGAGCCCGGCAAGTCCGTCGAGGGCGCCGACTGGGTCGGCCGCGCCGAGGCCGAGGCCGAGATCGAGGCCTCCTACAAGCGCCTCGAGACGCAGGGCAAGCACTGA